In Strix uralensis isolate ZFMK-TIS-50842 chromosome 18, bStrUra1, whole genome shotgun sequence, one DNA window encodes the following:
- the TCF15 gene encoding transcription factor 15: protein MAFTMLRPVAARVLYPDLSILSEDEENRSESDTSDQSFGCCEGAEARRKLPRKPGPMVMVKQRQAANARERDRTQSVNTAFTALRTLIPTEPVDRKLSKIETLRLASSYISHLANVLLLGEGCEDGQPCFSAIYGAKGDLDSKQPRSICTFCLSNQRKGGGRRDLGGNCLKVRGVTPLRVSRR, encoded by the exons ATGGCCTTCACCATGCTGCGCCCCGTGGCCGCCCGCGTGCTCTACCCTGACCTCAGCATCCTCTCGGAGGACGAGGAGAACCGGAGCGAGAGCGACACATCGGACCAGTCGTTCGGCTGCTGCGAGGGCGCCGAGGCTCGCCGCAAGCTGCCGCGGAAACCGGGGCCGATGGTGATGGTGAAGCAGAGACAAGCGGCCAATGCGCGGGAACGGGACCGGACCCAGAGCGTCAACACGGCCTTCACTGCCCTGCGGACCCTCATCCCCACCGAGCCGGTGGATCGGAAGCTGTCCAAGATCGAGACCCTCCGCCTGGCCTCCAGCTACATCTCGCACCTGGCCAACGTGCTGCTGCTGGGCGAGGGCTGCGAGGACGGGCAGCCCTGCTTCAGTGCCATCTACGGCGCCAAGGGCGACCTGGACAGCAAGCAGCCCCGCAGCATCTGCACCTTCTGCCTCAGCAACCAGCGGAAAGGG GGTGGCCGGAGGGACCTTGGGGGCAACTGCCTGAAGGTGCGGGGGGTGACCCCCCTGCGAGTGTCACGGAGATGA